The following coding sequences are from one Coffea arabica cultivar ET-39 chromosome 11e, Coffea Arabica ET-39 HiFi, whole genome shotgun sequence window:
- the LOC113693047 gene encoding phenylcoumaran benzylic ether reductase POP1-like has protein sequence MDVKSKILIIGGTGNIGKYVVEASTKAGHPTFALVRESTISDPKKAAIIESFKSLGVIFLLGDLHNHQQLVNAIKQVDIVISAVGGDLVAHQVKIIEAIKEAGNIKRFLPSEFGGDVDRVHAVEPAASLCKTKVEIRRAIEAEGIPYTYLVSNGFADYLNYILNNFGDTGSASPPRDKIVILGDRNPKGIRKKLEEDIAAYTIKAADDLRTLNKSLYISPPANTLSYNEIVSLWEKKIGKTLEKTYVPGDEVLKKIQEASMPLKLLLSLAYTVFVKGELTKFEIKASFGMEATELYPDVKYTTLDEYLSQFASN, from the exons ATGGATGTGAAAAGCAAGATTTTGATCATTGGGGGCACTGGAAACATCGGGAAATATGTAGTGGAAGCAAGCACAAAAGCTGGGCACCCAACGTTTGCACTGGTCCGAGAAAGCACAATTTCAGATCCTAAGAAGGCAGCCATCATCGAGAGTTTCAAGAGTTTGGGAGTCATATTTCTTCTT GGAGACCTACACAATCATCAGCAGTTGGTAAATGCAATCAAACAAGTTGACATAGTGATCTCTGCAGTCGGGGGAGATTTGGTAGCTCATCAAGTTAAGATTATTGAAGCAATTAAAGAAGCTGGAAACATCAAA AGATTTTTACCTTCTGAATTTGGGGGTGATGTGGATCGTGTGCATGCCGTTGAGCCTGCTGCTAGCTTATGCAAGACCAAGGTTGAGATCCGCAGAGCTATTGAGGCAGAAGGGATACCTTACACTTATTTAGTATCTAATGGATTTGCTGATTACTTGAATTATATCCTCAACAACTTTGGAGACACTGGTTCTGCAAGTCCTCCCAGAGACAAAATTGTCATTCTTGGTGACAGAAATCCAAAAGGGATCCGAAAGAAGCTT GAAGAAGACATTGCTGCATACACCATCAAAGCAGCAGATGACCTAAGGACTCTGAACAAGAGTCTGTACATTTCACCACCTGCCAACACTTTGTCCTACAACGAAATAGTATCATTGTGGGAAAAGAAAATTGGCAAGACCCTCGAAAAGACCTACGTTCCAGGGGACGAAGTTCTTAAGAAAATTCAAG AGGCTTCAATGCCATTAAAATTGCTCCTGTCTTTGGCATACACAGTTTTCGTGAAGGGAGAACTAACCAAATTTGAGATCAAGGCTTCTTTTGGCATGGAGGCAACAGAGCTCTATCCTGATGTTAAATACACCACACTTGATGAGTACCTCAGCCAGTTTGCATCAAATTAG